A genomic segment from Pseudomonas mendocina encodes:
- the pap gene encoding polyphosphate:AMP phosphotransferase gives MFESAEIGRSIDKATFEAEEPALREALLEAQYELKQQSRFPVIVLINGVEGAGKGETVKLLNEWMDPRLIQVSTFDIQTDEELARPPAWRYWRQLPPKGRMGVFFGNWYSQMLQGRVHGKFKDAVLDQAIDGAERLERMLCDEGALIFKFWFHLSKKQMKARLEALKDDPLHSWRISPLDWQQSKTYDKFVRYGERVLRRTSRDYAPWYVVEGVDHYYRSLTVGRILLEGLQAALANPQRIQLQPHAAPLASSLDNRGLLASLDMTQALGKDDYKEQLATEQARLSGLMRDKRMRKHALIAVFEGNDAAGKGGAIRRVTGALDPRQYRIVPVAAPTEEERAQPYLWRFWRHVPARGHFTIFDRSWYGRVLVERVESFCSQADWLRAYGEINDFEEQLTNAGVILVKFWLAIDQQTQLERFKEREQIPFKRFKITEEDWRNRDKWDDYADAVGDMVDRTSTEIAPWTLIEANDKRFARVKVLRTINEAIEAAFARD, from the coding sequence ATGTTCGAATCCGCCGAAATCGGCCGCAGTATCGACAAGGCCACGTTCGAGGCCGAGGAGCCGGCGCTGCGCGAGGCCTTGCTGGAGGCGCAGTACGAACTCAAGCAGCAGTCTCGTTTCCCGGTGATCGTGCTGATCAACGGCGTCGAGGGTGCCGGCAAGGGCGAGACGGTTAAGCTGCTCAACGAGTGGATGGACCCGCGGCTGATCCAGGTCAGCACCTTCGATATCCAGACCGATGAAGAGCTGGCGCGGCCACCGGCCTGGCGCTATTGGCGACAGTTGCCGCCGAAAGGGCGCATGGGCGTGTTCTTCGGCAACTGGTACAGCCAGATGCTGCAGGGGCGTGTACATGGCAAGTTCAAGGACGCGGTGCTTGACCAGGCCATCGACGGCGCCGAGCGCCTGGAGCGCATGCTTTGCGACGAGGGCGCGCTGATCTTCAAATTCTGGTTCCACTTGTCCAAGAAACAGATGAAGGCGCGCCTCGAGGCGCTCAAGGACGACCCGCTGCACAGCTGGCGCATCAGCCCGCTGGACTGGCAGCAGTCGAAGACCTACGACAAGTTTGTGCGCTACGGCGAGCGTGTGTTGCGCCGCACCAGCCGTGACTATGCGCCCTGGTATGTGGTCGAGGGTGTCGATCACTATTACCGCAGCCTCACCGTCGGACGCATTCTGCTCGAAGGCCTGCAGGCGGCGTTGGCTAACCCGCAGCGCATCCAGCTGCAGCCGCATGCGGCACCGCTGGCTTCCAGCCTGGACAATCGCGGTCTGCTGGCCAGCCTGGACATGACCCAGGCACTGGGCAAGGACGACTACAAGGAGCAACTGGCCACCGAGCAGGCGCGGCTGTCCGGCCTGATGCGCGACAAACGCATGCGCAAGCACGCTCTGATCGCGGTGTTCGAAGGCAACGATGCAGCCGGCAAGGGGGGGGCCATCCGCCGTGTGACTGGTGCGCTTGACCCACGCCAATACCGCATCGTGCCGGTGGCGGCGCCGACCGAGGAAGAGCGCGCCCAGCCTTATCTGTGGCGCTTTTGGCGGCACGTTCCGGCGCGCGGGCATTTCACCATCTTTGACCGCAGTTGGTACGGCCGCGTATTGGTGGAGCGGGTCGAGAGCTTTTGCAGCCAGGCCGACTGGCTGCGCGCCTATGGCGAAATCAACGACTTCGAGGAGCAGTTGACCAATGCCGGGGTGATCCTGGTGAAGTTCTGGTTGGCCATCGACCAGCAGACGCAGCTGGAGCGCTTCAAGGAGCGTGAGCAGATCCCGTTCAAGCGCTTCAAGATCACCGAGGAAGACTGGCGCAACCGCGACAAGTGGGACGACTATGCCGATGCGGTGGGCGACATGGTCGACCGCACCAGCACCGAGATCGCGCCCTGGACGCTGATCGAGGCCAATGACAAGCGCTTCGCCCGGGTCAAGGTGCTGCGCACCATCAACGAGGCCATCGAGGCGGCGTTCGCCAGGGATTGA